The Thermithiobacillus plumbiphilus genome has a window encoding:
- a CDS encoding TerC family protein, which yields MEFMDIFTSPELLLALATLAALEIVLGIDNIIFISIVTGKLPENQRVSARRLGIALAAITRIMLLFSLAWIIGLTATLFEVFGNAISWRDIILIAGGAFLIVKSAMEMHDKLEGPGHGERSVAAQIGFAGAILQILMLDVVFSLDSVITAIGMVDRLEVMILAVLVAVGVMVIFANPVGNFVEKHPTIQMLALSFLLLIGTVLIADGFDFHIPKGYVYSAIAFATVVELLNIRLRKKSVPVQMHDANRLDQGE from the coding sequence ATGGAATTTATGGATATCTTCACCAGCCCGGAGCTGTTGCTCGCGCTGGCAACCCTTGCCGCGCTCGAGATCGTGCTCGGCATCGACAACATCATCTTCATCTCGATCGTCACCGGCAAGCTTCCGGAAAATCAAAGGGTTTCGGCCCGGCGCCTCGGCATTGCACTCGCCGCGATCACCCGCATCATGCTGCTCTTTTCGCTGGCCTGGATCATCGGGTTGACCGCGACCTTGTTCGAGGTCTTCGGCAATGCCATTTCCTGGCGCGACATCATCCTCATTGCCGGTGGCGCATTCCTGATCGTGAAAAGCGCGATGGAGATGCACGACAAGCTGGAAGGACCGGGTCACGGCGAGCGCAGCGTGGCCGCCCAGATCGGCTTTGCCGGTGCCATCCTGCAGATTCTCATGCTGGATGTGGTGTTCTCGCTGGATTCGGTGATCACCGCCATTGGCATGGTGGATCGCCTGGAGGTCATGATCCTGGCCGTGCTGGTGGCAGTGGGCGTGATGGTGATCTTTGCCAATCCAGTCGGCAACTTTGTCGAGAAGCATCCGACCATCCAGATGCTGGCCCTGAGCTTTCTGCTGCTGATCGGCACGGTGCTGATCGCCGATGGCTTTGATTTTCATATTCCCAAGGGCTACGTCTATTCAGCCATCGCCTTTGCGACCGTGGTCGAGCTATTGAACATCCGGCTCAGGAAAAAGTCGGTTCCCGTGCAGATGCATGACGCCAACAGGCTGGATCAGGGGGAATGA
- a CDS encoding SulP family inorganic anion transporter translates to MKVLQTAFPFLAWLPQMRSSLRVDLVAGITVALILVPQSMAYAQLAGLPVVYGLYASFVPVIVGALWGSCPQLHTGPVAMLSLLSAAAVIPLAAPGSVTYIEISILLALMVGILRLGLGLARLGLLVNFVSSPVMVGFTNAAALIIGLSLLNQIIGVPMPRSDFYLADLWGVISQLPQTHLPTLAFAAGTWALIWWLGRVAPRLPVLLIAVVLATAVSAFIGFERRVEVPSTAIMDRQAAALIEGYRQTAAKIDALNAAAAAKGAELTALLKAGDELRDPMHAMRVENEIELLRAQAKLLRGDNDQRRVRLHAIPLERVDAGGVMRFHRAGSLPEGAPKLGRNWHFDGVKQGGIVLSAGGVVVGDIPQGLPTFDAPKIHWDVLLPLLPSALVMALIGLMEAVSISKAIAAKTRQRVDINKEIIGQGLANTVGSFFGAYAVSGSFSRSAVAARAGARTGFYAIISAMAVVLVLLFFTPLLHHLPQAVLAVIVMMAVFGLIRVKPLIHAWRVDRSGAVIGIATFVATLFMAPSIANGILLGVLLTAVAFLFKTMKPRAEILGRREDGVLAGLDTHGLEPLSERVVPIRFDGSLVFANVAYFDDIVLEARARFPKADTLLIVGSGINHIDATGEEKIREVAQILRESGVTLAFSGLKKQVRVAFQAGGLEELLGKENLYDSKDQALRVLLARADREASVADGGLPAVGQPVSSAGCRRLV, encoded by the coding sequence ATGAAGGTATTGCAAACCGCGTTTCCTTTCCTGGCATGGCTGCCCCAGATGCGCAGCTCCCTGCGCGTTGACCTCGTGGCTGGCATTACCGTCGCGCTCATCCTGGTGCCGCAGTCCATGGCCTACGCGCAGCTTGCGGGTCTGCCCGTCGTCTACGGTCTCTACGCCTCCTTCGTGCCGGTGATCGTCGGGGCGCTCTGGGGCTCCTGTCCGCAGTTGCACACGGGCCCGGTCGCCATGCTGTCCCTGCTGTCCGCTGCCGCCGTGATTCCGCTGGCCGCGCCCGGTAGCGTCACTTACATCGAAATCTCGATCCTGCTTGCGCTCATGGTGGGCATCCTGCGCCTGGGACTCGGACTGGCCCGCCTGGGGCTGCTGGTCAACTTCGTGTCGAGCCCGGTCATGGTCGGCTTTACCAATGCCGCGGCGCTGATCATCGGCTTGTCGCTGCTCAACCAGATCATCGGCGTGCCGATGCCGCGCAGCGACTTCTATCTGGCCGACCTCTGGGGCGTCATCTCGCAGCTGCCGCAGACGCACCTGCCCACCCTGGCGTTCGCCGCTGGGACCTGGGCCTTGATCTGGTGGCTCGGTCGGGTCGCCCCGCGCCTGCCCGTGCTCCTGATCGCGGTGGTCCTGGCGACGGCGGTGAGTGCCTTCATCGGTTTTGAGCGCCGGGTCGAGGTGCCGTCCACGGCCATTATGGACAGGCAGGCTGCGGCGCTGATCGAAGGATATCGCCAGACAGCAGCGAAGATAGATGCCCTCAACGCGGCAGCAGCGGCCAAGGGCGCGGAGCTCACGGCCTTGCTGAAAGCCGGTGACGAGCTTCGGGATCCAATGCATGCCATGCGGGTCGAGAATGAAATCGAGTTGCTGCGTGCGCAAGCCAAGCTGCTGCGCGGCGACAACGATCAGCGGCGGGTACGCCTCCACGCCATTCCGCTCGAACGCGTCGATGCCGGCGGGGTGATGCGTTTCCATCGCGCCGGCAGCCTCCCCGAGGGCGCGCCCAAGCTTGGCCGTAACTGGCACTTCGACGGGGTCAAGCAGGGCGGCATCGTGCTTTCCGCGGGCGGTGTCGTGGTGGGCGATATCCCCCAGGGGCTGCCGACCTTCGATGCACCGAAGATTCACTGGGATGTGCTGCTGCCGCTCCTGCCATCCGCCCTGGTGATGGCGCTGATCGGTCTGATGGAAGCGGTTTCCATCTCCAAGGCGATTGCCGCCAAGACCCGGCAGCGCGTCGACATCAATAAGGAGATCATCGGCCAGGGGCTGGCAAACACCGTGGGCAGCTTTTTCGGGGCCTATGCCGTGAGCGGTTCCTTCTCGCGTTCCGCCGTGGCCGCCCGCGCCGGGGCGCGCACCGGGTTCTACGCCATCATCAGCGCCATGGCCGTCGTTCTGGTACTGCTGTTCTTTACGCCGCTGCTGCACCACCTGCCCCAGGCAGTGCTGGCGGTGATCGTGATGATGGCGGTATTCGGACTGATCCGGGTCAAGCCACTGATCCATGCCTGGCGCGTGGACCGCAGTGGTGCTGTGATTGGCATTGCGACTTTTGTGGCCACCCTGTTCATGGCGCCATCCATTGCCAATGGCATCCTGCTTGGCGTGCTGCTGACAGCAGTCGCCTTCCTCTTCAAGACCATGAAGCCGCGCGCCGAAATCCTCGGCAGGCGTGAGGATGGCGTGCTTGCCGGCCTAGATACGCACGGCCTTGAGCCTCTGAGCGAGCGGGTGGTGCCCATCCGCTTCGATGGTTCCCTGGTGTTCGCCAACGTGGCCTACTTTGACGACATCGTTCTGGAAGCAAGAGCACGTTTCCCGAAGGCCGACACCCTGCTGATCGTCGGCAGCGGCATCAACCACATCGATGCCACGGGCGAGGAGAAGATTCGGGAAGTCGCGCAGATCTTGCGCGAGTCGGGAGTGACGCTCGCTTTCAGCGGACTCAAGAAGCAGGTACGCGTTGCTTTCCAGGCTGGCGGGCTTGAGGAACTGCTGGGCAAGGAAAATCTCTACGACAGCAAGGACCAGGCCCTGCGCGTGCTGCTGGCGCGTGCGGATCGGGAAGCGTCTGTGGCGGATGGAGGGTTGCCGGCAGTCGGGCAGCCAGTTAGTAGCGCGGGCTGCCGGCGTCTAGTTTGA
- the prmA gene encoding 50S ribosomal protein L11 methyltransferase: MSATEGPRQWLQLRLEIGKAEQEALEGALFDCGALAVSLEDAGDEPVFEEGETWTRGILVALFDPAEHQQAEVLACLREAIPGFEGTPSFEILQEQDWVALTQAQFQPRQFGKRLWVLPTWSDAPANAEILLRLDPGQAFGTGAHPTTTLCLEWLDQQVQGGELVLDYGCGSGILAIAALLLGAKEAFGVDTDPVALEVARENARMNGVEDRLWLGLPAEFMAQHGNLEPDLLVANILAGPLRELAPELASHCRPGGQLALSGILAEQADWVAAAYEKSFALVPPVQQEEWIRLEGTRKS; the protein is encoded by the coding sequence GTGAGCGCAACAGAGGGTCCGCGGCAGTGGCTCCAGCTCCGGCTGGAGATCGGCAAGGCAGAACAGGAGGCGCTGGAAGGCGCCCTGTTTGACTGCGGCGCCCTGGCGGTGAGTCTTGAGGACGCCGGTGACGAGCCGGTGTTCGAGGAGGGTGAGACCTGGACCCGCGGCATTCTCGTGGCCCTGTTTGATCCGGCGGAGCACCAGCAAGCCGAGGTGCTTGCCTGCCTGCGGGAAGCCATCCCCGGTTTCGAGGGCACACCGAGCTTTGAGATCCTGCAGGAACAGGACTGGGTGGCCCTGACCCAGGCGCAGTTTCAGCCAAGGCAATTTGGCAAGCGGCTCTGGGTGCTGCCGACCTGGTCGGATGCGCCCGCCAATGCAGAGATCCTGCTGCGCCTGGACCCGGGGCAGGCCTTCGGTACCGGCGCCCATCCGACCACCACGCTTTGCCTGGAGTGGCTGGATCAGCAGGTACAAGGTGGCGAGCTGGTCCTTGATTACGGCTGTGGCTCGGGGATTCTCGCCATTGCCGCCCTGCTCCTGGGCGCAAAAGAAGCCTTTGGGGTGGACACCGATCCGGTGGCACTGGAAGTGGCGCGGGAAAACGCGCGCATGAATGGCGTTGAAGACCGGCTCTGGCTGGGCCTGCCGGCGGAATTCATGGCACAACATGGCAACCTGGAGCCGGACCTGCTGGTCGCCAACATCCTGGCAGGCCCCCTGCGCGAACTGGCGCCCGAACTCGCCAGCCACTGCCGCCCGGGCGGACAACTCGCGCTGTCGGGTATCCTCGCCGAACAGGCTGACTGGGTCGCCGCCGCGTATGAAAAAAGCTTTGCCTTGGTCCCGCCCGTCCAGCAGGAAGAGTGGATCCGGCTGGAAGGAACACGCAAGTCCTGA
- the accB gene encoding acetyl-CoA carboxylase biotin carboxyl carrier protein codes for MDIRKIQRLVEILQDSDVTEFEFSEGEQRIRICRGTPAAPMQAAPVYAPMPGPVQGVVPAAVQPAAGVASASIDITGHVVKSPMVGTFYRSPSPEAEPFVQEGDLVKSGQALCIIEAMKLLNEIEADVSGRIVKVLAENGQPVEYGEPLFVIDVNG; via the coding sequence ATGGACATTCGCAAGATTCAGCGCCTGGTGGAAATTCTCCAAGATTCGGACGTGACCGAGTTCGAGTTCAGCGAAGGTGAGCAGCGTATCCGCATCTGCCGCGGCACGCCGGCCGCGCCGATGCAGGCAGCGCCGGTCTACGCACCCATGCCGGGACCGGTGCAGGGCGTGGTGCCCGCTGCCGTACAGCCGGCCGCAGGCGTTGCTTCGGCCAGCATCGACATCACCGGACACGTGGTCAAATCCCCCATGGTCGGCACCTTCTATCGTTCTCCCTCGCCCGAGGCCGAGCCCTTCGTGCAGGAAGGCGATCTGGTCAAGAGCGGCCAGGCGCTTTGCATCATCGAGGCCATGAAACTCCTCAACGAAATCGAAGCCGACGTGAGTGGCCGCATCGTCAAGGTCCTCGCGGAAAACGGCCAGCCGGTGGAATACGGCGAGCCGCTGTTCGTCATCGACGTCAACGGTTGA
- a CDS encoding SRPBCC family protein, which yields MKISVETTVAAPIEQVWRAYTTPEHIKQWNTASEDWHTTAASVDLRVGGAFCSRMEAKDGSMGFDFAGTYTRIVEHELIEYSFGDRTAQVEFADSPEGVRVRVTFDSETTFSTEQQQQGWQAILNNFARYVEAMR from the coding sequence ATGAAAATCAGCGTTGAAACCACTGTCGCAGCACCCATCGAGCAAGTCTGGCGTGCCTACACGACACCCGAGCACATCAAGCAGTGGAATACCGCGTCCGAAGATTGGCACACGACCGCGGCCAGTGTGGATCTGCGCGTTGGGGGTGCCTTCTGCTCGCGCATGGAGGCAAAGGACGGCAGCATGGGGTTTGATTTCGCCGGAACCTATACCAGAATCGTAGAGCACGAGCTGATTGAGTATTCCTTTGGCGATCGGACGGCGCAAGTCGAATTTGCCGATAGCCCGGAAGGTGTCAGGGTGCGCGTCACCTTCGACAGCGAAACGACGTTTTCCACCGAGCAGCAACAGCAAGGCTGGCAGGCCATTCTCAACAACTTCGCGCGTTACGTTGAGGCCATGCGGTAA
- a CDS encoding Eco57I restriction-modification methylase domain-containing protein, with protein MNTRSAVIQRLRQESITTEDATALADQWLIQDDFLLTALEGNFDFVVGNPPYVRQELIPAPLLVEYRRRYRTLYDRADLYIPFIERSLRLLAESGNLSFICADRWMKNRYGGPLRELVADQFHLKVYVDMVGTDAFHSEVSAYPAITVISREKSGPTRIAHRPSLDRGTLADLAKDLKAHQLLQDGPVREQVCVARKAEPWILESSDQMALIRRLEQQFPTLEEASCKVGIGVATGADQAFIGNYDALDVESDRKLPLVTTRDIMSGEVRWRGQGVINPFAEDGGLVDLRAYPRLHRYLEARKDIIAGRHCAQKNPANWYRTIDRIHPALASMPKLLIPDIKGEAHIVFERGELYPHHNLYYVISHTWELRALQAVLLSDIARLFITSYSTKMRGGYLRFQAQYLRRIRIPHWQAVPEALRQALKEAAESRDLQACNKAVFRLYDLTPEGLYCPGA; from the coding sequence GTGAACACCCGGTCAGCCGTAATCCAGCGCTTAAGGCAAGAAAGCATCACCACAGAGGATGCCACTGCTCTCGCTGATCAATGGTTGATTCAGGACGATTTCCTGCTCACCGCGCTGGAAGGGAATTTCGACTTTGTGGTCGGCAACCCGCCCTATGTGCGGCAGGAGCTGATTCCCGCGCCCTTGCTGGTCGAGTATCGACGTCGTTATCGGACCTTGTATGACCGGGCGGACCTTTACATTCCATTCATCGAACGTTCGCTGCGGCTGCTTGCGGAGAGCGGCAACCTGAGCTTCATCTGTGCCGACCGCTGGATGAAGAACCGTTACGGCGGGCCCTTGCGCGAGCTCGTCGCCGATCAGTTCCATCTGAAAGTATATGTGGACATGGTAGGTACGGACGCATTTCATAGTGAAGTCAGTGCCTACCCGGCGATTACCGTCATCAGCCGCGAAAAATCCGGCCCTACCCGCATTGCGCATCGTCCCTCACTGGATCGTGGAACATTGGCCGATCTGGCAAAAGACCTGAAGGCGCATCAGCTCCTCCAGGACGGCCCCGTGCGGGAGCAGGTCTGCGTTGCCCGCAAGGCCGAGCCCTGGATACTCGAATCATCGGATCAGATGGCGTTGATCCGACGGCTGGAACAGCAGTTTCCCACGCTGGAGGAGGCATCCTGCAAGGTCGGTATTGGTGTGGCAACCGGGGCGGATCAGGCGTTCATTGGGAACTACGATGCGCTGGATGTCGAGTCGGATCGCAAACTGCCACTGGTCACCACGCGGGACATCATGAGCGGCGAGGTACGGTGGCGCGGCCAGGGGGTTATCAACCCGTTTGCGGAGGATGGCGGCTTGGTCGATCTGCGGGCCTATCCACGCCTGCATCGTTACCTTGAAGCACGCAAGGATATCATTGCGGGCCGCCATTGCGCCCAAAAGAACCCGGCCAATTGGTATCGCACTATCGACCGCATCCACCCGGCCCTCGCATCCATGCCGAAGCTTCTGATCCCGGACATCAAGGGTGAGGCGCATATCGTGTTCGAGCGTGGCGAATTGTATCCGCATCATAATCTATACTATGTCATCTCGCACACTTGGGAGCTGCGCGCCTTGCAGGCCGTACTCCTGTCCGATATCGCCCGCCTTTTCATTACCAGCTACTCGACAAAGATGCGCGGGGGATACTTGCGCTTTCAGGCCCAATACCTGCGGCGCATCCGCATTCCCCACTGGCAGGCGGTCCCCGAGGCATTGCGGCAGGCGCTCAAGGAAGCAGCCGAGAGCCGGGACTTGCAAGCCTGCAATAAAGCTGTATTCAGGCTCTACGACCTGACTCCCGAGGGGCTTTATTGCCCTGGTGCTTGA
- the aroQ gene encoding type II 3-dehydroquinate dehydratase, with amino-acid sequence MAHEAQQANRADRGSILVLHGPNLNLLGIREPGHYGRQTLAEIDEMLQRQAAAWQLSLSSFQSNAEHALIERIHAARENTDCIIINPAAFTHTSVALRDALAGVAIPFIEVHLSNVHAREPFRRQSYFSDLALGVISGFGAHSYVLALDAARHWLQARSPQ; translated from the coding sequence TTGGCGCACGAGGCACAACAGGCGAATCGCGCGGACAGGGGCAGCATCCTGGTCCTGCATGGTCCCAACCTCAATCTCCTCGGTATCCGCGAGCCTGGCCACTATGGCCGGCAGACGCTTGCGGAGATCGATGAGATGCTGCAGCGCCAGGCCGCGGCTTGGCAATTGTCGCTGAGCAGCTTCCAGAGCAATGCCGAGCATGCCCTGATCGAGCGCATTCATGCCGCGCGTGAAAACACCGATTGCATCATCATCAATCCCGCGGCCTTTACGCATACCAGCGTGGCCCTGCGAGATGCCCTGGCCGGCGTGGCCATTCCCTTCATCGAGGTGCACCTGTCGAACGTACACGCGCGGGAGCCCTTCCGCCGCCAGTCGTACTTTTCGGATCTCGCCCTGGGCGTGATCAGCGGCTTCGGCGCCCATAGTTATGTTTTGGCCCTGGATGCCGCCAGACACTGGCTCCAGGCACGATCTCCCCAATAA
- the accC gene encoding acetyl-CoA carboxylase biotin carboxylase subunit, giving the protein MFDKIVIANRGEIALRIQRACRELGIKTVAIHSEADRDLTHVKLANESVCIGPGPSDKSYLNVPSVIAAAEVTDAEAIHPGYGFLSENADFAERVEKSGFVFIGPRPETIRLMGDKVAAKAAMKAAGVPCVPGSDGALPDDENEIRRLGREVGYPVIIKAAGGGGGRGMRVVHTEANLISSVNLTRAEASKAFGNPMLYMEKFLETPRHIEFQVLADEHGNVIHLGERDCSVQRRHQKVIEEAPAPGITEKVRRQMGEVVVKACKRINYRGVGTFEFLMDTRDGKFYFIEMNTRVQVEHPVTEMITGIDIVKEQIRIAAGLPLSVRQDDVRFQGHAIECRINAEDPEKFVPSPGRITGYHTPGGPGIRVDSHIYAGYSVPPYYDSMIGKLIAHGKDRNEALARMRSALQELVVDGIKTTIPLHRRILNETGYIQGGVNIHYLEGLLSL; this is encoded by the coding sequence ATGTTTGACAAGATCGTCATCGCCAACCGGGGCGAAATCGCCCTGCGCATCCAGCGTGCCTGCCGCGAGCTGGGCATCAAGACCGTGGCCATACATTCCGAGGCCGACCGCGACCTGACCCATGTCAAGCTCGCCAACGAGTCCGTCTGCATCGGCCCCGGCCCTTCCGACAAGAGTTACCTCAACGTACCTTCGGTGATTGCCGCAGCCGAGGTCACCGATGCCGAGGCCATCCACCCTGGCTACGGCTTTCTGAGTGAAAACGCCGATTTCGCCGAGCGCGTGGAGAAAAGCGGCTTCGTGTTCATCGGACCGCGCCCCGAAACCATTCGGCTGATGGGCGACAAGGTCGCCGCCAAGGCCGCCATGAAGGCCGCCGGCGTGCCCTGCGTGCCGGGCTCGGACGGGGCGCTTCCCGATGACGAGAATGAAATCCGCCGGCTGGGCCGCGAGGTCGGCTATCCGGTCATCATCAAGGCCGCCGGTGGCGGCGGTGGACGCGGCATGCGCGTGGTGCATACCGAGGCCAACCTCATCAGCTCGGTGAACCTCACCCGCGCCGAGGCCAGCAAGGCCTTCGGCAATCCCATGCTGTATATGGAGAAGTTCCTGGAGACGCCGCGCCACATCGAGTTCCAGGTGCTGGCCGACGAGCACGGCAATGTCATTCACCTGGGCGAGCGTGACTGCTCGGTGCAGCGCCGCCACCAGAAGGTGATCGAGGAAGCGCCCGCTCCCGGCATCACGGAAAAGGTGCGCCGGCAGATGGGCGAGGTGGTGGTCAAGGCCTGCAAGCGCATCAATTATCGCGGCGTGGGCACCTTCGAGTTCCTGATGGATACCCGCGACGGCAAGTTCTACTTCATCGAGATGAATACCCGCGTGCAGGTCGAGCATCCGGTCACCGAGATGATCACCGGCATCGACATCGTCAAGGAACAGATCCGCATTGCCGCTGGCCTGCCGCTCTCGGTGCGCCAGGATGATGTGCGCTTTCAGGGCCATGCCATCGAATGCCGCATCAATGCCGAGGACCCGGAGAAGTTCGTCCCCTCGCCGGGGCGCATCACTGGCTATCATACGCCGGGAGGGCCGGGCATCCGGGTGGATTCGCATATCTATGCCGGCTACTCGGTCCCGCCCTACTATGATTCCATGATCGGCAAGCTCATTGCCCACGGCAAGGATCGCAACGAGGCCCTGGCACGGATGCGCAGCGCCCTGCAGGAACTCGTGGTAGACGGCATCAAGACCACCATCCCCCTGCATCGTCGCATTCTGAACGAAACCGGCTATATTCAGGGAGGAGTGAACATCCACTACCTGGAAGGATTGCTGTCCCTGTGA
- a CDS encoding XRE family transcriptional regulator: MSEQHIGSSFDDFLAEEAMLEEVTAVAVKRVIAWQIAQEMKAQHLTKTELAAKMHTSRAALNRLLDEKDTSLTLTTLAGAAAALGKKLKIELEPA; the protein is encoded by the coding sequence ATGAGCGAGCAGCACATCGGCAGTAGCTTTGACGACTTTCTGGCAGAAGAGGCCATGCTCGAAGAGGTGACCGCGGTGGCGGTCAAGCGGGTGATCGCCTGGCAGATCGCCCAGGAGATGAAGGCGCAGCACCTGACCAAAACCGAGCTGGCTGCCAAGATGCACACCAGCCGGGCAGCACTCAACCGCCTGCTGGATGAAAAGGACACCAGCCTGACCTTGACCACACTGGCCGGCGCGGCGGCAGCGCTCGGCAAAAAGCTGAAGATCGAACTGGAACCCGCCTGA
- a CDS encoding helix-turn-helix domain-containing protein, producing MLNIIELSTEDADNRTPSLAECVQQAIARYLADLGETTPSNLYALTLQEVERPLLLEVLRRCNGHRGMAAQWLGINRNTLRKKLQEHGLDDSDLHMPEQIP from the coding sequence ATGCTCAATATCATCGAACTGTCCACCGAAGATGCGGATAACCGGACGCCCAGCCTCGCGGAATGCGTCCAGCAGGCCATCGCCCGTTATCTGGCTGATCTTGGCGAGACGACACCGAGCAATCTCTACGCCCTGACCCTGCAGGAAGTCGAGCGCCCCCTGCTGTTGGAAGTGCTGCGCCGCTGCAATGGTCATCGTGGCATGGCGGCGCAGTGGCTCGGCATCAACCGCAACACCCTGCGCAAGAAGCTGCAGGAACACGGCCTGGACGACAGCGATCTGCATATGCCCGAGCAAATCCCCTAG
- the purH gene encoding bifunctional phosphoribosylaminoimidazolecarboxamide formyltransferase/IMP cyclohydrolase codes for MAEIKRALISVSDKTGVVELARALQGFGVEILSTGGTAKLLNDAGIPVIEVADYTGSPEMMDGRLKTLHPKIHGGLLGRRDLPEHVAQMAEHDIPNIDLLVVNLYPFEATIAKPDCTLAEAIEQIDIGGPTMLRAAAKNHQAVTVVVDASDYARVLEEMRKSGGGVGAALRFELARKVFEHTAHYDGAIANYLGTIRNDGSADKFPHTLNLQFERVQAMRYGENPHQDAAFYREASYDGPSIANADQRQGKELSYNNVADLDAALALVQEFEEPACAIIKHANPCGAATGKDLAEAYERAFAGDPVSAFGGIIAFNRPLDGATAEGLLRQFMEAVIAPDISPEAAAILGSKKNVRVLASGAMRAAGSNGWDFKRVRGGMLVQEMDLRRLCDADIQVVTERQPTAEELEDLRFAWAVVKHVRSNAIVYARGGQTLGIGAGQMSRVDAARFGALKAQDAGHELAGCALASDAFFPFRDGVDAAAKAGVKAIIQPGGSIRDEEVIQAANEHGIAMVFTGVRHFKH; via the coding sequence ATGGCTGAGATCAAACGCGCGCTGATCAGCGTGTCCGACAAGACCGGCGTGGTCGAACTTGCCCGCGCCCTGCAGGGTTTCGGGGTCGAGATCCTGAGCACCGGCGGCACTGCGAAGCTGCTGAATGATGCCGGCATTCCGGTCATCGAGGTGGCCGATTACACCGGCTCGCCGGAGATGATGGATGGCCGGCTCAAGACCCTGCACCCGAAGATCCATGGCGGCCTGCTTGGCCGGCGCGATCTGCCCGAGCACGTGGCGCAGATGGCCGAGCACGATATCCCCAACATCGACCTGCTGGTGGTCAATCTCTATCCCTTCGAGGCCACCATCGCCAAACCGGACTGCACCCTGGCGGAAGCCATCGAGCAGATCGACATCGGCGGACCCACCATGCTGCGCGCGGCGGCCAAGAATCATCAGGCCGTGACCGTGGTGGTGGACGCCAGCGACTACGCGCGCGTGCTCGAGGAGATGCGCAAATCGGGTGGCGGCGTCGGCGCGGCCCTGCGCTTCGAGCTGGCGCGCAAGGTGTTTGAGCACACCGCCCATTATGACGGCGCCATCGCCAATTATCTCGGCACCATCCGCAACGATGGCAGCGCGGACAAGTTCCCGCATACCCTGAACCTGCAGTTCGAGCGGGTGCAGGCCATGCGCTACGGCGAAAATCCGCATCAGGACGCCGCCTTCTACCGCGAGGCGTCCTACGACGGCCCAAGCATCGCCAATGCCGATCAGCGCCAGGGCAAGGAACTCTCCTACAACAACGTCGCCGATCTCGACGCCGCCCTGGCCCTGGTGCAGGAGTTCGAGGAACCGGCCTGCGCCATCATCAAGCACGCCAATCCCTGCGGCGCGGCCACTGGCAAGGATCTTGCGGAGGCCTATGAACGCGCCTTCGCCGGCGACCCGGTGTCCGCCTTCGGCGGCATCATCGCCTTCAACCGGCCGCTCGATGGCGCCACCGCCGAGGGTTTGCTGCGACAGTTCATGGAAGCCGTGATCGCGCCCGATATCAGCCCGGAGGCCGCCGCCATCCTCGGCAGCAAGAAGAATGTGCGGGTACTGGCCAGCGGCGCCATGCGGGCAGCCGGCAGCAATGGCTGGGACTTCAAACGGGTGCGCGGCGGGATGCTGGTGCAGGAAATGGACCTGCGCCGGCTTTGTGATGCCGACATTCAGGTCGTCACCGAACGCCAGCCGACCGCCGAGGAACTGGAAGACCTGCGCTTTGCCTGGGCGGTGGTCAAGCACGTGCGCTCCAATGCCATTGTCTACGCCAGGGGTGGTCAGACGCTAGGAATCGGCGCGGGACAGATGAGCCGGGTGGATGCCGCCCGCTTTGGCGCCCTGAAGGCCCAGGATGCCGGTCATGAACTCGCTGGCTGCGCCCTGGCTTCGGACGCCTTCTTTCCCTTCCGCGATGGCGTGGATGCCGCCGCCAAGGCCGGGGTCAAGGCCATCATCCAGCCCGGCGGCTCAATCCGCGACGAGGAAGTGATCCAGGCAGCCAACGAACACGGCATTGCCATGGTCTTTACCGGCGTTCGCCACTTCAAGCACTGA
- a CDS encoding type II toxin-antitoxin system VapB family antitoxin, with amino-acid sequence MRTTLNIDDQLLNEAQRITGMTEKTALVQEGLRALIERESARRLARLGGSEPRLKPVSRRKNQRQDSY; translated from the coding sequence ATGCGTACGACCCTGAATATCGATGACCAGTTGCTGAACGAAGCTCAACGCATCACCGGTATGACCGAGAAAACCGCTTTGGTACAGGAAGGATTGCGCGCCCTGATCGAACGCGAGAGTGCCCGGCGACTGGCGCGGCTGGGCGGCAGTGAGCCGCGACTGAAACCAGTATCCCGGCGGAAAAATCAGCGGCAGGACAGCTATTGA